A genomic window from Methanomassiliicoccales archaeon includes:
- a CDS encoding glutamate--tRNA ligase: protein MDSNAIRGIVRKYALQNAVFFNGKADVKAVIGKVLAEQPELKKNAKEIAAIVTTEIQKINELSLEEQRRELESIDPTLLEKKVRGEREHLLPDLPGAKEGKVVMRFAPGPSGPLHIGHTRVAILNDEYVKRYNGTFINRIEDTNPEKIDPEAYDMIREDLDWLGVRVHQTVIQSSRMELYYDIARQLIDMGKAYVCTCPVESWRKLKENGKPCPHRELPKEIQHEEFDRMLSGFYPEEKAILVVKTDLDHPNPAIRDFVGLRIVDSVPHPLTGTRYRVYPMMNFSVAIDDHFLGMTHVFRGKDHLNNTQRQEYIFRYFGWKLPWYHHYGLVSVPDLLLKTSYIAKGIKKGEYSGWDDVRLGTVRALKRRGISPESIRQYWLECGIKDVDIHFSWETLYSLNKQFVDPLANRYFFVWDPVLVSICGVDELESHAPFHPDHPDRGIRHMMLKGSPIRIYLTKTDLESIKWKGRLRLKDLCNVHLNETVAQYTGNDLSILKEGVKIVHWVPEYGKRATILMPDGSKKEGYAEPILPQDVGRVVQFERFGFVKIESIDPEITAVFTHT from the coding sequence ATGGATTCTAATGCCATTCGAGGCATTGTAAGGAAATATGCTCTCCAGAACGCTGTCTTTTTTAACGGAAAGGCAGACGTCAAAGCAGTAATCGGGAAGGTACTAGCCGAACAACCTGAATTGAAAAAAAATGCGAAGGAGATTGCTGCTATCGTTACAACAGAGATTCAAAAAATTAACGAGCTTTCGTTAGAGGAACAACGCAGAGAACTTGAAAGTATCGACCCCACACTCTTGGAAAAGAAGGTGAGGGGCGAAAGAGAGCATTTGTTGCCTGACTTACCTGGCGCGAAAGAGGGTAAGGTTGTGATGAGGTTCGCTCCGGGTCCATCAGGACCGCTACACATTGGTCATACTAGAGTCGCGATTTTAAACGATGAATACGTCAAGCGTTACAATGGAACATTTATTAATAGAATCGAAGACACGAATCCTGAGAAAATTGATCCCGAAGCATATGATATGATTCGAGAAGATCTCGATTGGCTAGGAGTAAGGGTTCATCAAACCGTCATCCAGAGTTCCAGAATGGAGTTGTATTATGATATTGCGAGACAGCTCATTGATATGGGAAAAGCTTACGTTTGCACATGTCCTGTTGAGTCCTGGAGGAAATTGAAGGAGAACGGGAAGCCGTGTCCTCACAGGGAACTCCCAAAGGAAATTCAGCATGAAGAATTCGACAGGATGCTTTCTGGCTTTTACCCTGAGGAAAAGGCGATATTGGTAGTGAAAACAGATTTAGATCATCCGAATCCTGCGATAAGGGATTTCGTAGGTCTTCGGATCGTCGATTCCGTCCCTCATCCCCTTACGGGTACTCGTTATAGAGTTTATCCAATGATGAATTTTAGCGTTGCAATTGATGATCACTTTCTTGGAATGACCCACGTTTTTCGTGGTAAAGATCACTTGAATAATACGCAGAGACAGGAATACATATTCAGATACTTCGGGTGGAAACTTCCGTGGTACCATCATTATGGTCTCGTTTCAGTTCCTGACCTACTTCTCAAAACCTCTTATATCGCTAAAGGAATCAAGAAAGGCGAGTATTCAGGTTGGGATGATGTTCGCCTGGGAACCGTGAGGGCGCTAAAGAGAAGGGGTATAAGTCCAGAATCAATTCGTCAATATTGGCTTGAATGCGGCATTAAAGATGTAGACATACATTTTTCATGGGAAACGCTCTACTCTCTTAATAAACAATTTGTGGACCCCTTAGCAAATAGATATTTCTTTGTATGGGATCCTGTTTTGGTGTCAATTTGCGGCGTTGACGAACTCGAATCCCACGCGCCGTTTCATCCCGATCACCCTGATCGCGGTATTAGACATATGATGTTGAAAGGATCACCCATTCGAATCTATCTGACCAAAACCGATCTTGAATCTATAAAATGGAAGGGCAGATTGAGACTGAAAGATCTATGCAATGTACATCTAAATGAGACAGTTGCTCAATATACAGGCAACGACCTTTCAATATTGAAGGAAGGCGTGAAAATCGTTCACTGGGTTCCAGAATATGGTAAACGTGCTACCATATTGATGCCTGATGGAAGCAAAAAGGAAGGCTACGCAGAACCGATTTTGCCGCAGGATGTTGGTAGGGTCGTGCAATTTGAGCGGTTCGGATTTGTTAAGATCGAATCGATTGACCCAGAAATAACGGCAGTTTTTACTCATACTTGA